From the genome of Pelosinus fermentans DSM 17108:
AATTACTTGATTTAAAACACTAGTAGCGATACGCATCGTATGCTGCTCTGCTACAAATTTTATCAATTCAGTAACACGAGAAACTCTTTGATTCGTAAGAGCTGAAATGAAAAGTATTGGTGAGTATTGCATAAAAGCTAATTCTGTACGAATATTCTCTGTGTATCTTAGAGACGTTTTGCCGTCTTTCTCAAGCAGATCCCATTTATTTACGATAATAACAGAAGCCTTACCTGCATCATGAGCGTAACCTGCGATTTTTTTATCCTGCTCTGTAACACCATCTACGGCATCAATCACAATTAAAACCACATCAGAACGATCCACCGCTCGCAATGCTCTCATGACACTGTATCTTTCAACAGGAAGCTCGACTTTAGCTTTACGTCGCATTCCAGCCGTGTCAATTAAAACGAAAGATGTATCATCTTTTGTAAAGTGAGTGTCAATCGCATCGCGAGTGGTACCTGCTACATCGCTTACAATAACTCGTTCTTCACCAACTAATCGATTTACCAATGAAGATTTTCCTACATTAGGACGGCCAATAACCGCAACTTTAATTGTTTCATTATCCTCTTCCACAACTTCATCATTAGGTAAACGTTTAACAACCTCATCCAGCAAATCACCAATATTAAGAGCATTTGCAGCAGAAATGGCAATTGGATCACCAAGTCCCAAATTATAAAACTCATATATTTCATTTGCTTTTTGCATGTTATCAACTTTATTTACAGCTACGATCACTGGCTTACGAGTATTACGCAGAATAATAGCAACTTCTTCATCAGCAGAAGTCAAACCAACCTTTCCATCTACAATAAATAAAATAGCATCTGCCTCGTCAATTGCTAATTTCGCTTGATATCGCATTGCAGTTAACATTTTATCGCTAGATTCTATTTCGATGCCACCGGTATCAATCATCGTAAATTCACGGTCAAGCCACTCTGCATCAAGATAAATCCGATCTCGGGTAACGCCTGGGATGTTTTCAACGATGGATACTCTTTTCTGTCCGATATAATTAAATAACGTAGATTTACCCACATTAGGGCGTCCAACAATGGCTAAAATTGGTTTACTCATATTTATCTCCTATACGTAATCATATATTTTTATAAATTAAAATTCAATACCTTGGCGTGATTCCATTTCCGTTGAATAATTATGACGTATTTCCTTCATTTCCGTTACTAAATGAGCAATGTTAATGATTTCAGGCGGTGCATATCTGCCTGTTAAAATAATTTCCGGAATTTTGGGTAGTGTCATGCGATCTTCGGTTAAGAAACTGACTACAGAATGTACGTCTAGTATTTTACATGCGATTGCTACATTGATTTCATCGAGAATAACGATGTCATATTTACCGGAACTTATAGCATTCTTTGCTTTATTCCATCCATCTTGGGCTAATTTTTTATCAATCTCTTCGGGGTTTTTCAAATTCACAAAATCATTGCGACCAACCTGAAGCAACGTTAAACCAGGAAAATTGATACTAGACTTAAATTCACCATATTCTGTATTATCCTTCATGAATTGAATCATACAAACTTGAAAACCATGTCCACAGGCTCTGAATGCTAAACCTAAACTAGCAGTAGTTTTCCCTTTTCCATCACCAGTATATACTTGCACTAATCCTAAATTAGCCACGAAATTACCTCCAGGCTTGTAATAATTCTCTTAAATCCTTAGCACCATAGGCTGCACGTACAGGAACTGCTATGTGATCTTCTAATTGCTCACAAGTCATATTATCTAAAAATACAGTCTCACCTTTTTTTAATGCGGCTCCAGGTATGATGACGCCTGTTCGTATTCCCTCATTTGCTGTCAACGTTCTAATTATATCTTGCCCCGTCAGTAGCCCGCTTACAGTTATGTCAGTACCAAAAAATATGTTTTCAACGGACAAAACACGAATTGTTAAATTGGGAATGGTAATATCTTTTAATAATGGTCCTAGGATTTTTTTTGCTGATATGCCACATACCACATCCAGATAATGGGGCTCAGAATATCCTTGCGCTACTATTGGTTCTTCCTGCCATTCAAATAAGAAGTTTCGCACAAGACCAATTCCATTTTCAAGCTGAGGAAAACCATCGTACATCTCATAATCCGGGATGGGCTGATTCGCTGCGAGATAAAATTCATCTGATAAATAGACAAAAGATGTTCCATTCTCTTCCCGGCATTTTTCTTGCCAGCTATTTATCTTCTCAACAACAGCAAGGGCTTTGTCTGGTGTAAAAGTTTCTAACTCATAACAATTATCTCGAAAACGGCTCAATCCAACAGGAACGATTGCCATTGATAGTATATTCGGATGTAATGCATATAAATCACGGATTGTTCTTTCAAGATCGTCACCATCATTAATATTCGGGCACAATACGATCTGCGTGTGCATTTCAACACCATTGTCAATTAACGTATGTAATTGGTCCATAATGTTACCTGCAACTTTATTATTTAACATTCTTTCACGTAGCATACCATTTGTAGTATGGACTGATATATATAAAGGTGATAAGTGAAGCTTGCTAATTCTCTTAATATCGCGAGGTCCAAGATTCGTTAGAGTAACAAAATTACCATACAAAAAAGAGAGACGATAGTCATCATCTTTTACGTATAAACTTTCTCTCATACCAGGTGCCATTTGATCCACGAAACAAAATATACATTTATTGGCGCATCGACGAACACCATCAAAAACTGCGCTTTCAAATTCAATGCCTAAATCTTCGTCATATTCTTTTTCTATTTCAAAAACTTCTTGTTCTCCATTTTTCTTTTCAATCAAAAGTTCTATACATTCATCCGCTAAAGCAAAGCTTAAACCAATAAGATCTCGAATATTTTCTCCATCAACTGCAAGCAGACGATCCCCTTGTTCCAAACCTATTTCATCTGCAATACTTTCTGGCATAACTTTTGAAATAATACCACTATATGCCATCAATGTCACCTCTCATGCTATATTCCTTTTTTTTTCTTTATTTCCTGCAATAAAAGAAAGAGTGATGGAAGAGCATCACTCTAAATAAATCATTATTTAGATCCTTTTTCAAAAAATGATTTTATAATGCATTTTATTATAAAATCTTTATTGCATTCTATATCATACTATAAATCGCAAAGAAATACTATTTATATTATAAAAAAAGT
Proteins encoded in this window:
- a CDS encoding cob(I)yrinic acid a,c-diamide adenosyltransferase, whose translation is MANLGLVQVYTGDGKGKTTASLGLAFRACGHGFQVCMIQFMKDNTEYGEFKSSINFPGLTLLQVGRNDFVNLKNPEEIDKKLAQDGWNKAKNAISSGKYDIVILDEINVAIACKILDVHSVVSFLTEDRMTLPKIPEIILTGRYAPPEIINIAHLVTEMKEIRHNYSTEMESRQGIEF
- a CDS encoding DUF512 domain-containing protein, with protein sequence MAYSGIISKVMPESIADEIGLEQGDRLLAVDGENIRDLIGLSFALADECIELLIEKKNGEQEVFEIEKEYDEDLGIEFESAVFDGVRRCANKCIFCFVDQMAPGMRESLYVKDDDYRLSFLYGNFVTLTNLGPRDIKRISKLHLSPLYISVHTTNGMLRERMLNNKVAGNIMDQLHTLIDNGVEMHTQIVLCPNINDGDDLERTIRDLYALHPNILSMAIVPVGLSRFRDNCYELETFTPDKALAVVEKINSWQEKCREENGTSFVYLSDEFYLAANQPIPDYEMYDGFPQLENGIGLVRNFLFEWQEEPIVAQGYSEPHYLDVVCGISAKKILGPLLKDITIPNLTIRVLSVENIFFGTDITVSGLLTGQDIIRTLTANEGIRTGVIIPGAALKKGETVFLDNMTCEQLEDHIAVPVRAAYGAKDLRELLQAWR
- the der gene encoding ribosome biogenesis GTPase Der translates to MSKPILAIVGRPNVGKSTLFNYIGQKRVSIVENIPGVTRDRIYLDAEWLDREFTMIDTGGIEIESSDKMLTAMRYQAKLAIDEADAILFIVDGKVGLTSADEEVAIILRNTRKPVIVAVNKVDNMQKANEIYEFYNLGLGDPIAISAANALNIGDLLDEVVKRLPNDEVVEEDNETIKVAVIGRPNVGKSSLVNRLVGEERVIVSDVAGTTRDAIDTHFTKDDTSFVLIDTAGMRRKAKVELPVERYSVMRALRAVDRSDVVLIVIDAVDGVTEQDKKIAGYAHDAGKASVIIVNKWDLLEKDGKTSLRYTENIRTELAFMQYSPILFISALTNQRVSRVTELIKFVAEQHTMRIATSVLNQVIEDAVSINPPPSQFGRRLKIYFTTQPNVKPPTFVLFVNEPEIMHFSYLRFLENRLRESFGFEGTPLKLVVRGRKEEE